The genomic stretch CACAATACAAAACTGAGATTACTTTTGACAATGTCTTGTCAAGATTAATTCAAAAATACTCTCATACTAAATGCCCTGCACgtcactgtaaatgtgtgtgcagaaaTGCTTCTGGTGTAATTTAGACTATTGTTCTCGATTTAGAGCTTTGGGACTTGTATTGACACATATCTGCCATGTAAATATCACATAACAACAGCTGCGTGAGGTCAGCATGCACATATTAACATGTTGATAACTGACATGAAAAAGCTGCACGATGTGGCGGTTTTTGAGTTTCCCTTCATTGAACTGtaggcagcaaacacaacattttcatgtCCAGGCTCCAGTGTCTTTGTCTACATCGACTGgcataaaaaaaagatataaataaaaagaaaggtCCACTTAATATGAATTCTACACAAATTTAATCCGTGtctttacacaaacaaaacagtactCATTTTTTCTTCACTTGAGCGTAGAGATCCTCTGGGCCGTCAGCAGTCTGCGTTAAGCTGTTTGCTGGCTGGGACACTTTGACCTGTGCATACAGCGTATCCTGCTGCTGTCCACTGTCCTGCGCTGAGTCAGAGGACGGAGCAGGTCTCCGCTTGGAGAAGTCGATCTCTCCATAATGgatgtcttcttcctcttctgtttttcttgctgGCTCTTTAACAGCCAGCTCTTCACCTGCTTGACTctgcaaaaacatgaaatgttgtGAGTAGCTGGATATGGACCTTGATCCATTACTGGACACAGCGACAAAACATCTTTTATTGTGTCACAAAAGaccttaaaaatgaaatgtctaCTCGTGTGTCAGTCTCATAGATTGTCCATTTAGTGTTCAGTCCAAGTGCTTTCATATATCTTACAGTACACAGTCACTGTGAACAGATGCAAAACATTTAGAGTGCAGTGCTGTGCGTGCTTCGTATTTTCCTACCTGACTCTGTTGAGTTGAATGCGTCGACTTTAACCGCCTCCAAGACATGAGAGTGCTGTAAAATAAACCATCAATGAGAAATCTGGATCAGTACGTAGATTGAATGTAGAAAAATTGCTCTTTGAGACGGCGATGCAGAGATGTAAAAACCGACAGATCACGCAATCATCTGTGCCTTCACCTTGAATGTGGCTGTAGCTGAAACTTAAGTCCCAGAAACTGAGTCACATTAGCTGCTTTCATTTGTGATACTTaccaaacacagacaaccaGGCAGATGAGTACGATGATCCCAATGATTCCTCCAAGAACTGTCCCCCATTGTAGCGATCCATCAGGTGGTTCTGCTCATAGAAACACACCAAATATAAGTGACGACTTAAAGAAGACAAAACTGATGTAACCACTGCAGAAGTTCCACTTTTCAAAGATCAAAGTAAGTGGATTCAGTCCAGCTCAGTATTTACCTTTAATAGTAAGATGAATCTCTGATGACGTCTGATTCCCAAGATCATTTGTGGCCACACAGTAACAAACTCCTCCATCTGTTGCATTAAAGCTGTAAACCTGTCCTTCAGATACAGTCATGGATCCATCTGTGCTCTTCTTGAACCAGGTGAAGCGGCTGACGGGAGGCTTGGCTCTGCTGGAGCAGGTCAGGTTCACCCAGCTACCTGCTGACACCAAACCTGATGGACTGATGGACCCTGAGGTGTCTTTAGGAGCATCTGAGGAAAATGTGACAttcactttattcattaaaatcagGTGACGTCCCATGAATCATCATGTGCTGACAGGATCCAACAACAAACTCTGCTTGTCTTACATGAAACACTGAgagtctttctctcctctgctgtcttgACATCTTTTCCTTCATTCACAGGATATCTGGCAGAACAGGTGATGTTGTCTCCATCATGTTGGTCTGACAGAGTGATGGTGGCCTGGATTTTAGTTGTAAAGGTTCcatttgtgttttcctctgtgtagCTGTGAGAGTCTTGTTGGAGGCTCCAGGTGAGTTTAGGAGGGGAGTGTGGACAGGGAGTGAGAGCTGAGCAGGTTATAGTGACAGACTCCTTCTCCTTCAGATCACCTGAGATCTCAATTCTGGGGCTCGGAGGAGAATCTGTGGTTTAGAAACAGactcagaatcagctttattggccaagtaatatactgtatatagtttgttttgtttttaggtcAAAACTTTTTCTTAACTATAACATTGTAGATgataaaaatcaaaccaaactCTCTTACctgtaacatttatttgaagAGGATCACAAACAGCTGTTGCCCTGAATGCACTGTTCTGAATTCTGAAGTAGAATGTGTCTGCATAATTTGGGTTTAAACTGGAAACCAGAGTGGTGCAGCTGTTGTGACTCAGGTTTCCAGTAATATTCATTGGATAGGTGCTTTCGAAATTCACATCGCTTGGATATAAGTTGTCACTCTGTTTAATCCACACTGCAAAGTTTCTGATGCCATCAAATTTTTTTTCTGGTTCAGCTCTAAAGTTACATGGGATTTGCAAACAAGATCCACTCAGTGCTTCCATCTTCTGTGGTGCAGTAATGAAGAGGTTTGCCTTTTGAGGACAAACAGCCAAAGCACCTGTAAAACCAGACTCATGATTAACACAATGTGGAACAAATCTCTATGAatagaaagacaaaatatacTTCAGGTACTAATAAAATTAGCTGCACTCTGCACTGATCTCTGACTCTAAATGAAGTTCAAACTGCAAATAATTCAAGTAATGTGTCCAAATAATGAACAAACAGCTCACCTGAAAGAAAGAGGACATGGAGTAATGTGTTGCATGTTGCAGTATTCACAGACAGGACTGCCATGTAACCCATCGCCTACATTTGCAAACACAATAATGCAGTTACtttacaaacatgtttttttgagCTGTTACAAAGAATGTAAGTAAATCTGCacttaaaatgaacacattcaCACCAGAAACTTGCACTTTACAACCAGGATTCACTTTGTTGTAAGTAGCGATCAATTAACATCTTCAGTACTGCAGTTTGAAACAcaatatttaaagtaaattcTGAATAATATCACACTAGTGAAATGCTGCTGAAGCAACTTCTTAGGGCTTAGTTCTGCTAAACAAAAGccatcaaataaaatattagctcatgtatttttgtggaGTTCATGAAGAGTAAGAAAATAATATGATTGTTTTGGCTAAAAAGTCAAATCAGTAAAACATCTTTTCTTACCAGTCAAGCCCACATCAGAAAGAGAGCAGCAATGAGATCCTGAGTTGAGTGATTTAAAATAGGAAATACTTCACTTCATGAATTTCAGCTGAAGTGCATCACATCAAATAACCAACTTCCCTATTTATCTGTTGTTATTTAAAACCAAGTCGGCTTCCCGTGTTTCGAGCCTACAGAGTAGTGTAAGTCCAGTTGGTTTTGTTGTGCAACTGCTAAATATAATCTGGCCTGAGTGACTACTTGtaaatattagagaaatacaacaaattctcacatttactTCTCATAAATGAGTGTTTCAAATCACATGACTCACTGCAAGCTTAGTCTTCTTTGCAATATGATGAAAATATTAACTTTCAAACAATAAAGGAGCatactgcagaaaaaaacatctgtcgTAGTGCTGCCCTCCAGgctgaaagaaacattttatattaaaactttgattaaaatgtaattcacaGAATGTAATTCACAGATGTCAATGTAAAAACCCTTCATTGCTTTTATTCCTTAAACACACCTTGAAAACTCCTCAAATTCTCATTAAAGTACTCTGAGATGTATTTTTTGCgtttaaaaaaatcaagtttGTTCATGTACAATACACAGCTAATTATTTCACACAACCTCCCATTGGTGCAGCTTCCTCCCACATCGCCTGGAGCCCTATGTTCAGTATATTTGCTCTTCCTAAATTTTTAATATCAAGCGTCTGCTTCTTCTTTGCCGATTGTTTAATCTGTGGTAACAAGAACAGCAAATGAGTTcagcattcagaaaaaaaggagaatatTTCACTGAAATCATAATAAATCAGCCTGCTAAACACCTCAGCTCACTTATTAGTGttataaaaaaacagagagactcAGACATGGGGTACCACACATGAGGTTAAATCAATAAATGGCCAACTAGTCTAATCAATGATTAAAGAACCATTGGTTCACTCTAACATGTACAGTGAACCTCATCCTGCCATTTCAGGAAAGCTATTTAAAAAGCTTGTGCGGTTAACCAAAACCATCATCTCTGCCTCTATGCGACCAACAGTGCCGCCTAGTGGTCAAATGTTGTGTAACAGGTTGCTCTCACTGTacaacactgcaacaacaaccCATGTCATGTCCAACTTCATGAGTCCGGCCAAGGTGTCTTTCAGCAAGAAGCTGAACGCTGTATGTGCTTCTGTTGCATTCATTATTAGCACAGGACTTAAAGCAAAATGCAAACAGGAAACTCCAAAAGCAATGCAGATGAATCCAACATGCAGCACACAGTGCTGAAGAGAGCCTGCTGATGGTTCACATGAAGTAGCTGAACTGTCTCTCATATGAAGATAAATTAATACATACACCACACACTACTTCATTTAGGCTAATGTTTATTATAGTTCAGTATCGTTTGGCATAAATCCTCCTTAACTCAACTAATCTGCTTCATGGATGGGATTCGTTCAGTTTTGATTGACTAGTGACGAAACAACCCCatcaactgtcatcagattgtGATTCAAATAAATCCTGAATGACTTTTTCCcaactgagccccgcccacttcaaaccagtgagaaccaacatagagaaaaaataaacagagaaatctctcatgtgaaataacaaaaactgttCAAACTTTTGCAGAAAATAGTGTTTTCTTGTACGACCTCATCACTCACActgtagaaagaaaatgattgagaaaataagtt from Siniperca chuatsi isolate FFG_IHB_CAS linkage group LG19, ASM2008510v1, whole genome shotgun sequence encodes the following:
- the LOC122866820 gene encoding vascular cell adhesion protein 1-like isoform X2 is translated as MGYMAVLSVNTATCNTLLHVLFLSGALAVCPQKANLFITAPQKMEALSGSCLQIPCNFRAEPEKKFDGIRNFAVWIKQSDNLYPSDVNFESTYPMNITGNLSHNSCTTLVSSLNPNYADTFYFRIQNSAFRATAVCDPLQINVTDSPPSPRIEISGDLKEKESVTITCSALTPCPHSPPKLTWSLQQDSHSYTEENTNGTFTTKIQATITLSDQHDGDNITCSARYPVNEGKDVKTAEERKTLSVSYAPKDTSGSISPSGLVSAGSWVNLTCSSRAKPPVSRFTWFKKSTDGSMTVSEGQVYSFNATDGGVCYCVATNDLGNQTSSEIHLTIKGKDSPPSPRIEISGDLKEKESVTITCSAFTPCPHSPPKLTWSLQQDSHSYTEENTDGTFTTKIQATITLSDQHDGDNITCSARYPVNEGEDVKTAEERKTLSVSYAPKDTSGSISPSGLVSAGSWVNLTCSSRAKPPVSCFTWFKKSTDGPMTVSEGQVYSFNATDGGVYYCVATNDLGNQTSSQIHLNNADNPEFGVVVYVTVKILGIVVLYSTIVIFEWWFGSRCYNKPVKDAVEADGVNRGMMSCSP
- the LOC122866820 gene encoding vascular cell adhesion protein 1-like isoform X1: MGYMAVLSVNTATCNTLLHVLFLSGALAVCPQKANLFITAPQKMEALSGSCLQIPCNFRAEPEKKFDGIRNFAVWIKQSDNLYPSDVNFESTYPMNITGNLSHNSCTTLVSSLNPNYADTFYFRIQNSAFRATAVCDPLQINVTDSPPSPRIEISGDLKEKESVTITCSALTPCPHSPPKLTWSLQQDSHSYTEENTNGTFTTKIQATITLSDQHDGDNITCSARYPVNEGKDVKTAEERKTLSVSLNVTFSSDAPKDTSGSISPSGLVSAGSWVNLTCSSRAKPPVSRFTWFKKSTDGSMTVSEGQVYSFNATDGGVCYCVATNDLGNQTSSEIHLTIKEPPDGSLQWGTVLGGIIGIIVLICLVVCVCTLMSWRRLKSTHSTQQSQSQAGEELAVKEPARKTEEEEDIHYGEIDFSKRRPAPSSDSAQDSGQQQDTLYAQVKVSQPANSLTQTADGPEDLYAQVKKK